One region of Armigeres subalbatus isolate Guangzhou_Male chromosome 3, GZ_Asu_2, whole genome shotgun sequence genomic DNA includes:
- the LOC134228040 gene encoding uncharacterized protein LOC134228040, which yields MGHSGRRNSVNAGQQINSFVLMDDRIVDVISLEKTYSSRTVKCLIKLICLCWISDTELAGGLDDGHLMMFNVDDGDEETMNHELKQNLHNKHPVPADLHVDYGGG from the exons ATGGGACACAGCGGAAGAAGAAATTCCGTCAACGCCG GTCAACAGATCAACAGCTTCGTCTTGATGGACGATCGCATAGTTGAtgtaatttccttggaaaaaacTTATTCATCTCGGACAGTCAAATGCCTAATCAAGCTGATTTGTTTATGCTGGATCTCTGACACTGAGCTGGCGGGTGGATTGGACGACGGTCATCTGATGATGTTCAACGTGGACGACGGTGACGAAGAGACTATGAATCACGAGTTAAAGCAAAATTTGCACAATAAACATCCGGTGCCTGCCGACTTGCATGTTGATTACGGAGGCGGATGA